The window GGTTGAAAGACGCAAAGAGGAACTGCCATATTGCCTGCGGCTGGAAGCCTCGCCCCTGAGGAACCGGGGAAATGGAACTCTGTCGATATGCTCACCGGCGTAATGAATAATCTGGGTTAGGCTCTGGCCTGGAGTGCCTCATGCAATACCGGACACTGGGAAAAACCGGCGTCAGGATCTCCGAGATCGGCTTCGGCTGCGGCAACAACGCCGTGCTCATGGTGCGCGCCCCTTATGAAGAACAATCGCGTGCGGTGAGACGCGCCCTCGATCTCGGCATCAACTATTTCGACACGGCTTTTGCCTACGGCCTGGGAAAGTCCGAAGAGAATTTAGGAAAGATTCTAACCGACCTCGGCGCGTCGCCCATCGTCTCGACGAAAATTCGTCTCGAACCCGCGGCCGATTTAAAAACCGCAACGATTCAGGCCGTCGAGGCGGGGCTCAAGCGGTTGCAAAGAAAGCCCGTCGATCTGATTCAACTGCACAACCGAGTTGCATTGGAGCCAAACCCGGGCAAGCGCTTCAACCCGACTCCCGCCGACGTGCTCGGGCCGAACGGAATCCTCGCCGGCTTCAAAGAGATGAGAGCGCAGGGCAAGGTCGGATACTTCGGCTTCAGCGGTCTCGGCGATCCGAAAGCGTTGCGCGAACTCATCGACAGCGGCGAATTCCATTCGTTCCAAGCTTATTACAATCTTCTCAATCCGAGCGC of the Candidatus Binatia bacterium genome contains:
- a CDS encoding aldo/keto reductase, whose translation is MQYRTLGKTGVRISEIGFGCGNNAVLMVRAPYEEQSRAVRRALDLGINYFDTAFAYGLGKSEENLGKILTDLGASPIVSTKIRLEPAADLKTATIQAVEAGLKRLQRKPVDLIQLHNRVALEPNPGKRFNPTPADVLGPNGILAGFKEMRAQGKVGYFGFSGLGDPKALRELIDSGEFHSFQAYYNLLNPSAGHAVPAGFSALNYGRLIDRAAEKGMGAAVIRVLAAGALTSSPDAGGGSSPEPLSPGSDYALDLERAEKVKFLVSGGVKSLTQAAIRFGLMKPEVSTVLVGFSNVAHIDEAAACSGAGGLAEDAIARLGKLWDTDFGRLTP